The window GGTGGGATCGGCCGGAATGCCGACGGAGGGCCGTCGTGCCACGCTGAGACGGGGGATCGCGCCGGTCCGGCCTGCTCGGCCGGATGGCCCTGCCACCCGAGGAGACCGACATGGCCAGTGACGCCACCAAACCCGAAGTGGGCAGCCCCGGCCCCAGCCCATGGCATGCGCCCACGTCCGGCACCACCGTCCTCGCCGCAGCCCTGATGATCTTCGGTGGAGCGATGGCGATCCTCGAGGGGATCGCGGCCATCGCCAGGGACGACCTGTTCGTCGCGACGCGTCATTACGTCTTCCAGTTCAGCCTGGCGGGCTGGGGCTGGGTCCACCTCATTCTGGGCATCGTCATCGTCCTCGCCGGCT is drawn from Streptomyces sp. NBC_01717 and contains these coding sequences:
- a CDS encoding DUF7144 family membrane protein, producing MASDATKPEVGSPGPSPWHAPTSGTTVLAAALMIFGGAMAILEGIAAIARDDLFVATRHYVFQFSLAGWGWVHLILGIVIVLAGCAVLTGALWARYFGVAVAGLGAIANFLWVPYYPLWAMTLVAVNIFIVWALCTGMHREAGQGSAP